Proteins from a genomic interval of Chrysiogenia bacterium:
- a CDS encoding FG-GAP repeat protein has product MKRLTNILLLALALLAPACSPGDEGAPGQTSLTLDTSARRYEWTATGDDGNAFWAFVSDLRYSDRDLAFDARPLGVFSTLPVLHQVLGEPSPRAAGEPEFFVAPRIDSMGYYHHFLQIRDEVSNASPLATIGAGAPSDLLTINPIQHELRDDLSADGAVSLDGDINGDGLADVVASDGTDKLYVYLGRDAYPYFAVDASDLDTDPDASLGTVGVCPSMEAQRKRLCAPDIVVDAAALGGKFGGRSSLAMGMDRTASSLAVADIDDDERDEIIVGAPEFMPFGTTEARGAVFVLDFDEDLVGTRQGMTPELDGNSYFYLYNAALVKSFLGRVTQADSRGVLVDDVLPFDNFPADMTKGVPYDSAAFELQSWEIFEEDPIRAYRRGAPIVCPAGDTVPCTGDNVTITSDLKVSTDGDLSLGEINSSEDRILLVLLDSTTGAPTAAALVRYARYTAPGVLGQIEVLLNTALPDLDTFAQRSGDAFALYRSKASGSHLPTPTRSGVEAGAPGNPIEIGNVLGKYDPATAGSVITLLDPTAPRVVPDTDAGERYPGVTFLGPEADSNFGDVVNAGGDLNVDKIPDIAIGAPTLSAATPLRYASGAANLTGRGGVFIVFGDKEIKQRDAAGAGSLSDGVYDFGPTGLDRPSSLVLGRSNGEMAGWSISGARLRDDDTEENVRNELGVSMVALAVGAPGACPRAVSDEMSPCNGEDRVGAVYLFVGNEYFESRDYRLPGGSADGVWDLAGDPTEELTGATELEPDALVAAQVGAPNERADAEIWGESDGDLLGWDVQIDAELNGDHVFDVVVSAPGHGDGGRIYIFHATSSEYVASGFGRLIASNAQRTGSITGVRNHNFLTRGNVDFDQRVDDDLSGFPDVDEDRCVMCVYDLSRNFPQWSVGPDVILSGGTNTKIGRHFDAGFFNNDAYEDLLLQVQGGSGDWITALNGVTNLLVQYRNGDLFAPLDSPLSTNYPDPGDSIGSPSEPVGVPGSRYAGDTEADAGEPLGVSWWVDRSVDGGLTRLGQVFVDVEAIYDETATVQASTIPEEQIAFGRAKTDDEGELPTRNTAELEMNFRAWPETIQRWNVLTHGGFFAESAGATDPFVGALDNFAVGGDHNGDRLSDVVMIVNGGELRVAH; this is encoded by the coding sequence TTGAAGCGGCTGACAAACATCCTGCTCCTCGCGCTGGCGCTGCTGGCGCCGGCATGTTCACCCGGTGACGAAGGCGCGCCCGGCCAGACCAGCCTCACGCTTGATACCAGCGCCCGGCGGTATGAGTGGACCGCCACCGGCGATGACGGCAACGCCTTCTGGGCCTTCGTCTCGGACCTGCGCTACAGCGACCGGGACCTGGCCTTCGATGCGCGCCCCCTGGGCGTCTTCAGCACGCTGCCGGTGCTCCATCAGGTGCTCGGAGAGCCCTCGCCACGTGCGGCGGGCGAGCCCGAGTTCTTTGTTGCCCCGCGCATCGACTCGATGGGCTACTACCATCACTTTCTGCAGATCCGGGACGAAGTGAGCAATGCCTCCCCGCTGGCCACGATCGGAGCGGGCGCGCCGAGCGACCTGCTCACCATCAATCCGATCCAGCACGAGCTCAGAGACGATCTCTCGGCCGACGGCGCGGTTTCCCTGGATGGCGACATCAACGGCGACGGGCTGGCCGACGTGGTGGCGAGCGACGGCACGGACAAGCTCTATGTCTACCTGGGCCGCGACGCCTATCCCTACTTTGCCGTGGATGCCAGCGATCTGGATACCGATCCCGACGCTTCCCTCGGAACGGTGGGCGTGTGCCCTTCCATGGAGGCGCAGCGCAAGCGGCTTTGCGCGCCCGACATCGTGGTGGATGCCGCCGCACTGGGCGGCAAGTTCGGCGGTCGCTCTAGCCTGGCCATGGGCATGGATCGCACGGCGAGCAGTCTTGCCGTCGCGGACATCGACGACGATGAGCGCGATGAGATCATCGTCGGCGCGCCGGAGTTCATGCCCTTTGGCACGACCGAGGCGCGCGGGGCTGTCTTCGTGCTGGACTTCGACGAAGACCTGGTTGGCACGCGGCAGGGAATGACCCCCGAGCTCGACGGCAATTCCTACTTCTATCTCTACAATGCCGCCCTGGTGAAGAGTTTTCTCGGCCGTGTGACGCAGGCCGATTCGCGCGGCGTGCTGGTCGATGACGTGTTGCCCTTCGACAATTTCCCCGCCGATATGACCAAGGGCGTGCCCTATGATTCGGCCGCCTTTGAGCTTCAGTCGTGGGAGATTTTTGAAGAAGATCCGATCCGCGCCTATCGGCGCGGTGCGCCGATTGTCTGCCCGGCAGGCGATACGGTCCCGTGCACCGGCGACAACGTCACGATTACCTCCGACCTCAAGGTGAGCACCGACGGCGATCTCTCGCTCGGCGAGATCAACAGCTCCGAGGACCGCATCCTGCTCGTGCTGCTCGACTCGACCACGGGCGCGCCCACGGCCGCCGCGCTGGTTCGCTATGCGCGCTATACCGCGCCCGGCGTGCTGGGGCAGATCGAGGTGCTGCTCAACACGGCGTTGCCTGACCTGGATACATTCGCGCAGCGCTCGGGTGATGCCTTCGCGCTCTACCGCAGCAAGGCCAGCGGTTCGCACCTGCCCACGCCCACGCGCAGCGGCGTGGAGGCTGGCGCTCCGGGCAACCCCATCGAAATCGGCAACGTGCTGGGGAAATATGACCCCGCCACCGCCGGCAGCGTGATTACGCTTCTCGATCCCACCGCGCCGCGCGTGGTGCCTGACACGGATGCCGGCGAGCGCTACCCGGGCGTGACCTTCCTCGGGCCGGAAGCCGATTCCAACTTCGGGGATGTGGTCAACGCGGGCGGCGATCTGAACGTGGACAAGATCCCCGACATTGCCATCGGCGCGCCGACGCTCTCGGCGGCCACGCCGCTTCGTTACGCTTCAGGCGCTGCCAACCTGACAGGGCGCGGCGGGGTGTTCATCGTGTTCGGAGATAAAGAGATCAAACAGCGTGACGCGGCCGGAGCGGGAAGCCTCTCCGACGGGGTCTACGATTTCGGTCCGACGGGGCTTGATCGTCCCTCGTCGCTGGTACTCGGACGCAGCAACGGGGAGATGGCGGGCTGGTCGATTTCCGGCGCGCGGCTTCGCGACGACGATACCGAAGAAAACGTGCGCAACGAGCTGGGCGTGTCCATGGTCGCGCTGGCAGTGGGCGCGCCCGGTGCATGCCCGCGCGCAGTGAGCGACGAGATGAGCCCGTGCAACGGTGAAGATCGCGTCGGCGCGGTCTACCTCTTCGTGGGTAACGAATACTTCGAGTCGCGCGACTACCGCCTTCCCGGCGGCAGCGCCGACGGCGTGTGGGATCTGGCGGGCGACCCGACCGAGGAACTCACCGGCGCGACGGAGCTGGAGCCCGATGCCCTGGTGGCCGCGCAGGTTGGCGCGCCCAACGAGCGCGCCGATGCGGAAATCTGGGGTGAATCCGATGGCGACCTGCTGGGCTGGGACGTTCAGATCGATGCCGAGCTCAACGGCGATCACGTCTTCGACGTGGTGGTCTCCGCACCGGGCCATGGCGACGGCGGGCGGATCTATATTTTCCATGCGACCAGCAGTGAATATGTTGCCAGCGGCTTCGGCCGCCTGATCGCCAGCAATGCCCAGCGAACGGGTTCGATTACCGGCGTGCGCAACCACAACTTCCTCACCCGCGGCAACGTGGATTTCGACCAGCGCGTGGACGACGACTTGAGCGGTTTTCCCGATGTGGACGAGGACCGCTGTGTAATGTGCGTCTATGACCTCTCGCGCAACTTCCCGCAGTGGTCGGTGGGGCCGGATGTCATCTTGTCGGGTGGCACCAACACGAAGATCGGCCGCCACTTCGACGCGGGTTTCTTCAACAACGATGCCTACGAGGACCTGCTGCTGCAGGTGCAGGGTGGTTCGGGCGACTGGATTACGGCGCTGAACGGGGTGACCAACCTGCTGGTGCAGTACCGCAACGGCGATCTCTTTGCGCCGCTCGATTCGCCGCTGAGTACGAATTACCCCGATCCGGGCGATTCCATTGGCAGTCCCTCGGAACCGGTTGGCGTGCCGGGGAGCCGCTATGCAGGCGACACCGAGGCCGATGCCGGCGAACCGCTGGGTGTTTCGTGGTGGGTCGATCGCAGCGTCGATGGCGGACTGACGCGGCTGGGGCAAGTCTTCGTAGATGTGGAAGCGATCTATGACGAGACTGCGACTGTTCAGGCTTCCACGATTCCGGAAGAGCAGATCGCCTTCGGTCGTGCCAAGACCGATGACGAGGGCGAGCTCCCCACCCGCAACACGGCCGAGCTGGAGATGAATTTCCGCGCCTGGCCCGAGACAATTCAGCGCTGGAATGTGCTCACCCACGGCGGATTCTTTGCCGAGTCTGCCGGTGCGACCGACCCATTTGTGGGAGCGCTCGACAACTTCGCGGTCGGCGGCGATCACAACGGGGACCGCCTCTCGGATGTGGTGATGATCGTCAACGGCGGGGAGCTTCGCGTTGCACACTAG
- a CDS encoding histone deacetylase, which produces MTTPRIVTHDDYLLHDMGAGHPEQPDRLRAISERLNADGLLKKVELVVPTEADPQLIELNHSLQLVERVRTLSEAGGGRIDADTAANAQSYHVALLSTGGVVDLARHAMKEGGSGFALVRPPGHHAEPGRSMGFCLFNNVAIAAEDLLKNYGAKRVAIIDPDLHHGNGTQASFIGRSDVLYVSSHQYPYYPGSGHFSEVGTGEGEGYTVNIPLPPGQGDAEYLYLYRTIVAPIVREFAPDVILVSAGFDSHAQDPLGGMKVTSAGFAGLTRLFLDLAEECCGGRIVFALEGGYDLDGLAEAVSLSIGQMVGAAPVWKEEAPSKQISVYARELSQHFSKWWKGLRT; this is translated from the coding sequence ATGACGACCCCCCGCATCGTGACCCACGACGACTACCTGCTCCACGACATGGGAGCCGGCCATCCTGAGCAGCCCGACCGGCTGCGCGCGATTTCCGAGCGTCTCAATGCCGATGGCCTGCTCAAGAAGGTCGAACTCGTGGTGCCCACCGAAGCGGATCCCCAGCTCATTGAACTCAACCACAGCCTCCAGCTCGTCGAGCGCGTGCGCACGCTGAGCGAAGCGGGCGGCGGTCGGATTGATGCCGACACGGCCGCCAATGCCCAGAGCTACCACGTGGCACTGCTCTCGACGGGCGGCGTGGTCGATCTGGCACGCCACGCCATGAAAGAGGGCGGTTCGGGCTTTGCGCTGGTGCGCCCGCCCGGCCACCATGCCGAGCCCGGGCGCTCCATGGGCTTTTGCCTGTTCAACAACGTGGCCATCGCCGCCGAAGATCTGCTCAAGAACTACGGTGCAAAGCGCGTGGCCATCATCGACCCGGATCTCCATCACGGAAACGGCACCCAGGCCAGCTTCATCGGGCGGAGCGATGTGCTCTACGTCTCCTCGCACCAGTATCCCTACTACCCGGGCAGCGGGCACTTCTCTGAAGTCGGCACGGGTGAGGGCGAGGGCTACACCGTGAACATCCCGCTGCCGCCGGGGCAGGGCGATGCCGAGTATCTCTACCTCTATCGCACCATCGTTGCGCCCATCGTGCGCGAGTTCGCGCCCGACGTGATCCTGGTCTCCGCGGGCTTCGACTCGCACGCGCAGGATCCGCTGGGCGGCATGAAGGTAACGAGCGCCGGCTTTGCCGGTCTCACCCGGCTGTTTCTCGATCTCGCCGAAGAGTGTTGCGGCGGACGGATCGTTTTTGCCCTCGAAGGCGGGTACGATCTGGACGGCCTTGCCGAGGCGGTCTCGCTCTCCATCGGCCAGATGGTTGGCGCCGCGCCGGTCTGGAAGGAAGAGGCGCCGAGCAAGCAGATTTCGGTGTACGCGCGGGAACTCTCGCAACATTTCTCAAAATGGTGGAAGGGGCTGCGCACTTGA
- the tatC gene encoding twin-arginine translocase subunit TatC: MSAPDFSEMTLTEHLAELRTRLIRAMMGIAVGFAICYGESQRVLDFVLAPLERVLPEDSTIQFTSLPEPFFVHLKVSALAGFFLASPWVFYQLWKFVAPGLYAQEKRMALPFVFLSTLFFTCGSVFCFYYVFPVTFEYFMTFGTADIRPIPKLGEYFSLVTKLLLGFGIVFELPVVCFFLGRMGILHWRPMVSAWRYITVMIFIVAAVLTPPDPVSQVMLAAPLMILYGISVVVVAVTGAKDTV; the protein is encoded by the coding sequence ATGAGCGCTCCCGATTTCTCCGAGATGACGCTCACCGAGCATCTGGCCGAGCTGCGCACGCGGCTCATCCGCGCCATGATGGGAATCGCAGTCGGCTTTGCGATCTGTTACGGCGAGTCCCAGCGGGTACTCGACTTCGTGCTCGCCCCGCTCGAGCGCGTGCTCCCCGAAGACTCCACCATCCAGTTCACCAGCCTGCCCGAGCCCTTCTTCGTGCACCTGAAGGTCTCGGCACTGGCCGGCTTCTTTCTGGCCAGCCCGTGGGTCTTCTACCAGCTCTGGAAGTTCGTCGCGCCGGGGCTCTACGCGCAGGAAAAGCGCATGGCGCTTCCCTTCGTCTTTCTCTCGACGCTCTTCTTTACCTGCGGGTCGGTGTTCTGTTTCTACTACGTGTTCCCCGTGACTTTTGAATACTTCATGACCTTTGGAACGGCGGACATCCGCCCGATTCCAAAGCTCGGCGAGTATTTCTCCCTGGTCACGAAGTTGCTGCTGGGATTCGGCATCGTCTTCGAGCTGCCGGTGGTCTGCTTCTTCCTGGGGCGCATGGGAATCCTGCACTGGCGCCCCATGGTCTCGGCCTGGCGCTACATCACAGTGATGATCTTCATCGTCGCTGCAGTTCTCACGCCTCCCGACCCGGTCAGCCAGGTCATGCTGGCCGCGCCGCTCATGATTCTCTACGGGATCAGCGTGGTGGTCGTTGCCGTTACCGGCGCGAAGGACACAGTCTAG
- the tatB gene encoding twin-arginine translocase subunit TatB: MLSLGGGELILIGVLAIVLIGPEKLPDAARWLGKTWGGMRRALDDVTGEFRRELHQVDEEVRQVSRAALDQNKAQPKTPEEPADPGEVTADADLADFIGEVTGTSEESEDPASK; this comes from the coding sequence ATGCTCAGTCTGGGCGGCGGAGAACTCATTCTGATCGGCGTGCTGGCCATCGTGCTCATCGGGCCCGAGAAGCTGCCCGATGCCGCGCGCTGGCTGGGAAAGACCTGGGGCGGGATGCGCCGCGCACTCGATGACGTGACCGGTGAATTCCGGCGCGAGCTTCACCAGGTGGACGAGGAAGTCCGCCAGGTCAGCCGGGCTGCCCTCGACCAGAATAAAGCGCAGCCGAAAACCCCCGAAGAACCCGCGGACCCCGGCGAGGTCACGGCCGATGCCGACCTGGCCGATTTTATCGGCGAGGTGACCGGCACCAGCGAGGAGAGCGAGGACCCGGCGTCGAAATGA
- a CDS encoding type 1 glutamine amidotransferase: MKLPVLTIQHIECEGPGIIASSLRAAGIGLQILHPYAGDPVPDQLEGFGGLLILGGPMNADDLTTHPFLEAERALIRSAIQSGIPVLGICLGAQLIARVLGAKVYKAERTEIGFKRVERNPEADGDALFGEFPEFGIVFQWHEDTFDLPLGATRLAHSVVCENQAFRWGDHVWAVQFHLEVTAPMVRSWVEAYRAELSRNPNMDSGTLLSQLRDAPRFAQLSELASPMIAGWASKVLSA; the protein is encoded by the coding sequence ATGAAACTTCCTGTGCTTACCATCCAGCATATCGAGTGCGAAGGCCCCGGCATCATTGCCAGCTCTCTTCGCGCGGCCGGCATCGGCCTGCAGATACTCCACCCCTACGCCGGGGACCCGGTGCCCGACCAGCTGGAGGGCTTTGGCGGGCTGCTCATTCTTGGCGGCCCTATGAACGCCGACGATCTCACGACCCACCCCTTCCTTGAAGCCGAGCGCGCACTCATTCGCTCGGCCATTCAGTCGGGCATTCCGGTGCTGGGAATTTGCCTCGGCGCGCAGCTCATCGCCCGTGTGCTCGGCGCCAAGGTCTACAAGGCCGAGCGCACCGAAATCGGATTCAAGCGCGTTGAACGCAACCCCGAAGCCGATGGAGATGCGCTCTTCGGGGAATTCCCTGAGTTCGGCATCGTCTTCCAGTGGCACGAAGACACCTTCGATCTGCCCCTGGGCGCGACGCGCCTGGCACATTCGGTGGTGTGCGAAAACCAGGCCTTTCGCTGGGGGGACCATGTCTGGGCCGTTCAATTCCACCTGGAGGTCACCGCTCCCATGGTGCGAAGCTGGGTGGAGGCCTACCGCGCCGAGCTGAGCCGCAACCCCAACATGGACTCCGGCACGCTGCTCAGCCAGCTTCGCGATGCGCCGCGCTTTGCCCAGCTCTCCGAGCTTGCCTCCCCCATGATCGCCGGCTGGGCCTCCAAAGTCCTGAGCGCTTGA
- a CDS encoding DUF3047 domain-containing protein encodes MPALALLFLSLAPAAAQQPLLSLPLSSKPAEGAARLKPLHFPKIDAHTSYTLSPEGLRAVANASASGLIAPFRTEVCPGVRLSWRWKIERAPTGSGAPGKDGDDYAARMAAVFDYDPELYKWWERLARILLSKEYKELVPGAALEYVWSPAREPGARWDNPYTDKAKMIAVEGAAGEWSAHEADLCADYRKAFGREPPELVGIFLMSDADNSQSAARAVYGDVGVTRK; translated from the coding sequence GTGCCGGCACTCGCTCTTCTTTTTCTGAGTCTAGCCCCCGCCGCCGCCCAGCAGCCCCTGCTCTCCCTGCCGCTCTCGAGCAAGCCGGCCGAGGGCGCGGCGCGCCTGAAACCCCTGCACTTTCCCAAGATCGACGCGCACACCAGCTACACGCTCAGCCCCGAGGGCCTGCGCGCCGTCGCCAACGCAAGCGCCTCGGGCCTCATTGCGCCTTTCCGCACGGAGGTCTGCCCGGGCGTGCGCCTTTCCTGGCGCTGGAAGATTGAGCGGGCCCCCACCGGCAGCGGCGCGCCCGGCAAGGACGGCGACGACTACGCCGCCCGCATGGCGGCGGTCTTCGACTACGACCCGGAACTTTATAAATGGTGGGAGCGCCTCGCCCGCATTCTGCTGAGCAAGGAATACAAGGAACTGGTTCCCGGCGCGGCCCTCGAATACGTCTGGAGCCCCGCCCGGGAGCCCGGCGCGCGCTGGGACAATCCCTACACCGACAAGGCGAAGATGATCGCCGTCGAAGGCGCGGCCGGAGAGTGGAGCGCCCACGAAGCCGACCTGTGCGCCGACTACCGCAAGGCCTTTGGCAGAGAGCCGCCGGAACTCGTGGGAATTTTTCTCATGAGCGACGCCGATAATTCGCAGAGCGCCGCGCGCGCGGTTTATGGGGATGTGGGGGTCACGAGGAAATGA
- a CDS encoding ribulose-phosphate 3-epimerase, with amino-acid sequence MARKRLIAPSILSADFARLGDEVRALEAAGADWVHFDVMDGRFVPNITVGPMVLEAVRAVTRLPLDAHLMIVEPEKYVESFAKAGADWITVHAETVTHLDRVLNQIRDAGAKAGVSLNPGTPLSMIEQVLPAADMILLMTVNPGFGGQKYIEYCTDKIRAARALIDQSGREILLEIDGGVKVDNIGRVAGDAVDVVVAGSAVFGAQDYKQAIQALKKG; translated from the coding sequence GTGGCAAGAAAGCGCCTGATTGCCCCCAGCATTCTCTCGGCCGACTTCGCGCGGCTCGGAGATGAGGTGCGCGCCCTCGAAGCGGCCGGCGCCGACTGGGTCCACTTCGACGTGATGGACGGGCGCTTTGTTCCCAACATCACCGTGGGCCCCATGGTGCTGGAGGCCGTGCGGGCGGTGACCAGGCTCCCGCTCGATGCCCACCTCATGATCGTGGAGCCCGAGAAATACGTCGAGAGCTTTGCCAAAGCCGGTGCCGACTGGATCACCGTCCACGCCGAGACGGTCACCCACCTCGACCGGGTTTTGAACCAGATCCGCGACGCCGGGGCCAAAGCGGGCGTCTCTTTGAACCCCGGAACGCCGCTCAGCATGATCGAGCAGGTGCTCCCGGCGGCGGACATGATCCTGCTGATGACGGTCAATCCGGGCTTTGGCGGGCAGAAATACATCGAATACTGCACCGACAAGATCCGGGCGGCCCGCGCGCTCATCGATCAATCGGGCAGGGAAATCCTGCTGGAAATTGACGGCGGGGTAAAAGTCGATAATATAGGGCGCGTTGCCGGTGACGCCGTCGACGTCGTGGTCGCCGGAAGCGCAGTCTTCGGCGCACAGGACTACAAACAAGCCATTCAGGCCCTCAAAAAGGGCTGA
- a CDS encoding GFA family protein, translating into MNKVTGSCLCGANRFEVEGEFESFFLCHCSRCRKDTGSAHGANLFSTTARLRWLSDGTAVSRYKLPGTEHARNFCSTCGSALPSEQMDGKLLVVPAGSLDSEFSMRPTAHLFVSSKAAWDHDLETIPQMEKLPQGE; encoded by the coding sequence ATGAACAAAGTAACAGGCTCATGCCTTTGCGGGGCGAACCGCTTTGAAGTCGAGGGGGAGTTCGAGAGCTTCTTTCTGTGCCATTGCAGCCGTTGCCGCAAGGACACGGGCTCGGCCCACGGGGCCAACCTGTTTTCAACGACTGCGCGACTACGCTGGTTGTCGGACGGCACCGCCGTTTCGCGCTACAAGCTTCCCGGCACCGAACACGCAAGAAATTTCTGCTCAACCTGTGGGTCGGCGCTTCCCAGCGAACAAATGGACGGAAAGCTACTCGTCGTCCCGGCCGGCAGCCTCGACAGCGAATTCTCGATGCGCCCCACAGCCCATCTCTTTGTTTCGAGCAAAGCGGCGTGGGACCATGATTTGGAGACGATTCCCCAGATGGAAAAACTTCCGCAGGGCGAATGA
- a CDS encoding cyclic nucleotide-binding domain-containing protein, whose product MDAGILKGIYIFQELGDDELEEIAAISQEEEAKAGTKIFQEGDAGEKLYIILSGEVRISKNIPGIGEEALAILKAGQFFGEMALVDDAERSADAIANKTCKLVSIARADFEQLLFVNKEIAYTLLWTFVRTLSERLRETNEKIKAFFAMSGFQ is encoded by the coding sequence ATGGACGCTGGTATTCTCAAGGGCATTTACATTTTCCAGGAGCTCGGCGACGACGAGCTCGAGGAAATCGCCGCCATTTCGCAGGAAGAAGAGGCGAAAGCCGGAACAAAGATCTTCCAGGAAGGCGACGCCGGCGAGAAGCTCTACATCATCCTCAGCGGTGAGGTCCGCATCTCCAAGAACATCCCGGGCATTGGCGAGGAAGCCCTCGCCATCCTCAAGGCCGGACAGTTTTTCGGTGAGATGGCCCTTGTCGACGACGCCGAGCGCAGTGCCGATGCCATCGCCAACAAGACCTGCAAGCTCGTCAGCATTGCCCGCGCCGATTTCGAGCAGCTTCTGTTTGTGAACAAGGAAATCGCCTATACCCTGCTGTGGACCTTCGTCCGCACCCTTTCCGAGCGCCTTCGCGAGACCAACGAGAAGATCAAGGCCTTCTTCGCCATGAGCGGCTTTCAATGA